Genomic window (Pyxidicoccus trucidator):
CTCCCAGTTCCACGGGGTAGAGCGGATCGCTGTCACCGTAGACGATGAGCGTGGGCGCGGTGATGGTGGCCAGGAGCGGCGGCGTGAAGCTCATGTCGTCGTGACTGTCCGCGAAGCCGCGCCCGTATCGCCACAGCGCGCGAATCTGTTCATCCCCCAGTGAGTGGCGCGCCCGCATCTCGGCCCACTCGGCCGGCGTGCGCGTCTCTTCCGTCAGCGTCGCCATGATGCGGCGAGCCTGCGTGGGGTAGTAGGGCGGGCTGGAGACGATGACCATCCGCTCCACGCGCGCCGGCTCCCGGGTGGCGATGTGCAGGAGCGTGTTCCCACCCAGGCTCAGGCCGATGGCGCGAAACCGTGGGATGCCGAGCTGGTCGAGCAACGCGAGGACATCCGTCGCGCACTGCCGCACGGTGAAAGCGCCCGAGGGGTTGTCGCTCCGGCCATGGCCGCGCAGGTCCGGCACGATGAGCTGGTACCGCTGCGCCAGCGCGTCGAAGTCGAAGACGTGCCGCCAGTCCGCGCCAGCGCCGGTGAACCCATGCAGCAGGACGAGCGGGGCGCCCTGGCCGTGCACCTCGTAGTGCAGCTGCACGCCTTCGACGGTGGCCGTGCGCGTGGCTTGCGTTGCATTCATGCGTGACTCCTCCCAGTGCGACCGCGGGTTCGGACTCCACGGTCGGGCGAGGGGAGTACGGCAAGCCACCAACCCTTGATAGCGTGGGGACCGCACTCCCGGCTCTCCGCCGCCCGCCGCGCGACTACACGGTGGGCTGGGGTTGTGCCTCGATGCCGAGTGCCTCGTGCGCGAAGCGGAACATGCGCGCGTTGAGCTGCTCCAAGTACTGGAGCGGGTGGCGCCCGGAGCGGTCCGCCGCGTCCTCCAGCTTCTCCTTGCAGCGCAGGTCATTGCAGAGCGTCACGCCGACGCGGCGCCTGTTGTCCACGTCGGTGGTGAGCATCCCCACCTCGCTGGACGAGCCATAGCTGTGGCACCACTCGCACATGCGGTAGGTCGGCTCCCCGCCCGGAGGCTCGCGGCGGAAGATGATGCCAATGGGCTTGCGGCTGCCGGGGGCGGAGAAGATGAGGTACACGCGCGCGCCGGACGTCTCAATCCACGCGAGGTAGTCCCGGACGAAGAGCGGGAAGGTGATGCCCTCGGGCATCTCGATGACCCGGCGGTCTCGCGAGCGGAAGGACTCGATGAGCGCCCGGTCGTTCTCGAATCGAAACACGACGGCTCCTTGGCGAACGCCTGCACTAACAGCCGGACCCCAACATATCCACCCGAACCAGGAAAGCAGCCGGGCCCCCTCCTGCTCCAGCCATGGGCCTCCAGGAGACTCCGCGGGAAGCCATGACAGGCTCCCCGCGGCTCGCGCGCGCTAGGCCCGCTTGCGCGCCGTGGGACGCCAGATGTGCTTCACCTTCCGGGCCGGTGAGATGTCGAGCGTCTGGCGCGAGAAGCTGAGGACCTCGCCCCCGTCGAGCGCCACCCCGTGGCCGCCTCCTTCGAGGAAGACGAAGTCCCCCGGGCGGGGCTCGGCGCCGTACCGGACTCCGTCTCCGTACTCCAGGAAGTAGACGAGCCAGGCATTCAGGTCGGACGGGCCCTTGCGCAGGAGTGTCTTCAGCTCGGGCTTCAGCTTCGCCTCGGCCAGATACGTGTCGTGGTTGAAGAAGGGGCTGTCAGGGAGGGTGTCGTTTCCCAGGTCCTGCGCCCACAGCCGCAGCCGGCCCAGCTCCGCTCCCAGGTCGGTGTACGCCTCGTCGTTGAGGTCCTCC
Coding sequences:
- a CDS encoding alpha/beta fold hydrolase → MNATQATRTATVEGVQLHYEVHGQGAPLVLLHGFTGAGADWRHVFDFDALAQRYQLIVPDLRGHGRSDNPSGAFTVRQCATDVLALLDQLGIPRFRAIGLSLGGNTLLHIATREPARVERMVIVSSPPYYPTQARRIMATLTEETRTPAEWAEMRARHSLGDEQIRALWRYGRGFADSHDDMSFTPPLLATITAPTLIVYGDSDPLYPVELGVELYRSIPQSRLWVVPGGGHGPIFQEHRDAFARTALAFL
- a CDS encoding FBP domain-containing protein — translated: MFRFENDRALIESFRSRDRRVIEMPEGITFPLFVRDYLAWIETSGARVYLIFSAPGSRKPIGIIFRREPPGGEPTYRMCEWCHSYGSSSEVGMLTTDVDNRRRVGVTLCNDLRCKEKLEDAADRSGRHPLQYLEQLNARMFRFAHEALGIEAQPQPTV